A single Pseudomonas sp. DC1.2 DNA region contains:
- a CDS encoding LysR substrate-binding domain-containing protein codes for MSRRLPPLYALRAFEAAARHRSFTRAAEELSITQSAVSRHIRTLEEHFACRLFHRSGRNLQLTESARLILPGIREGFTALERACNTLRAEDDILRMKAPSTLTMRWLLARLSRFRHMQPGNEVQLTSAWMDIDTVDFNHEPFDCAVILSNGNFPPDWEATFLFCEELIPVGAPNLLKDPPWDVARLTSTELLHPTPDRRDWRNWLERMGLADQVSLKGGQVFDTLELGMIAAARGYGVSMGDLLMVAEDVAQGRLSLPWPTAVASGEHYYLVWPKTRPGGERLRRLSDFLQGEVRTMELPVVEHLN; via the coding sequence ATGTCTCGTCGTCTTCCTCCCTTATATGCGTTGCGCGCATTCGAAGCGGCCGCGCGGCATCGCTCATTTACTCGTGCCGCCGAAGAACTGTCGATTACCCAAAGTGCGGTCAGCCGGCATATCCGCACGCTCGAAGAGCACTTTGCCTGTCGGTTGTTTCATCGCAGTGGACGCAACCTGCAATTGACCGAGTCGGCGCGACTGATCCTCCCCGGCATTCGCGAGGGCTTCACCGCGCTCGAACGCGCGTGTAATACCTTGCGCGCCGAGGACGATATTCTGCGTATGAAAGCGCCATCTACTCTGACCATGCGCTGGCTGCTGGCGCGACTCAGTCGCTTCCGGCATATGCAGCCGGGGAATGAAGTGCAATTGACCAGTGCCTGGATGGACATCGACACGGTGGACTTCAACCACGAGCCGTTCGACTGTGCGGTGATCCTCAGCAACGGGAATTTTCCACCGGACTGGGAGGCGACTTTCCTGTTCTGCGAAGAGCTGATTCCTGTCGGTGCGCCGAATCTGCTGAAGGACCCGCCGTGGGATGTTGCGCGCTTGACCAGCACCGAGCTGCTGCACCCGACGCCGGATCGTCGCGATTGGCGTAACTGGCTGGAGCGTATGGGCCTGGCCGATCAGGTCTCGCTCAAGGGTGGACAGGTATTCGATACTCTGGAACTGGGCATGATCGCGGCGGCTCGCGGTTACGGCGTGTCGATGGGCGACCTGCTGATGGTCGCGGAAGATGTGGCTCAGGGACGTCTGAGTTTGCCGTGGCCGACGGCCGTTGCCAGCGGTGAGCATTATTACCTGGTCTGGCCGAAAACCCGTCCGGGGGGTGAACGCCTGCGTCGTCTCAGCGATTTCCTGCAAGGCGAGGTCCGCACCATGGAGCTGCCGGTTGTCGAGCACCTGAACTGA
- a CDS encoding NorM family multidrug efflux MATE transporter, whose translation MQHPARTELWAILRLAGPLIASQLAHMLMVLTDTLMMARLSPEALAGGGLGAATYSFVSIFCIGVIAAVGTLVAIRQGAGDIVGAARLTQAGLWLAWLMALVAGLLLWNLKPVLLLFGQTDANVHAAGQFLLILPFALPGYLSFMALRGFTSAIGRATPVMVISLCGTVANFVLNYAFITGMFGLPKMGLVGIGLVTAIVANLMAVALALHIRRHPAYDAYPLRQGLSRPNRQYLKELWRLGLPIGGTYAVEVGLFAFAALCMGTMGSTQLAAHQIALQIVSVAFMVPAGLSYAITMRIGQHYGAGQLLDARLAGRVGIAFGGASMLAFAMVFWLLPNQLIGLFLDHNDPAFRPVIELAVSLLAVAAWFELFDGTQTIAMGCIRGLKDAKTTFLVGLACYWLIGAPAAWVMAFNLNWGPTGVWWGLALGLACAAVSLTLAFEWKMKRMIRREPSSQQRFEIPQPD comes from the coding sequence ATGCAGCATCCAGCACGTACTGAACTCTGGGCCATCCTGCGGCTGGCGGGGCCGTTGATTGCCTCGCAGTTGGCGCACATGCTGATGGTCCTCACTGATACGTTGATGATGGCGCGCCTGAGCCCCGAGGCACTGGCCGGTGGCGGCTTGGGCGCGGCGACTTACTCCTTCGTATCGATTTTCTGTATTGGCGTAATCGCGGCCGTCGGCACGCTGGTGGCAATCCGTCAGGGTGCCGGGGACATCGTCGGAGCCGCACGACTAACCCAGGCAGGCCTGTGGCTGGCGTGGTTGATGGCGCTGGTGGCGGGTCTGCTGCTGTGGAACCTCAAGCCGGTCCTGCTGCTGTTCGGTCAGACCGACGCCAACGTTCACGCTGCAGGGCAGTTTTTACTGATCCTGCCCTTCGCCCTGCCCGGTTATCTGAGCTTCATGGCCCTGCGCGGTTTCACCAGCGCCATCGGTCGGGCGACGCCCGTGATGGTGATCAGTCTGTGCGGCACGGTCGCCAACTTCGTCCTCAACTACGCCTTCATTACCGGGATGTTTGGCTTGCCGAAAATGGGCTTGGTGGGGATCGGCCTGGTCACCGCAATTGTCGCCAATTTGATGGCCGTGGCGCTGGCGCTGCACATCCGGCGGCACCCGGCCTACGACGCTTATCCACTGCGCCAGGGCCTGTCACGCCCAAATCGGCAGTACCTGAAGGAACTGTGGCGTCTGGGCTTGCCCATTGGCGGCACCTACGCGGTAGAAGTCGGGCTCTTTGCCTTCGCAGCACTGTGCATGGGCACCATGGGCAGCACCCAACTGGCGGCGCACCAGATCGCTCTGCAAATCGTTTCGGTGGCCTTCATGGTTCCGGCGGGGCTTTCCTATGCGATCACCATGCGTATCGGCCAGCACTATGGCGCCGGACAGTTGCTGGATGCACGGCTGGCGGGACGGGTCGGGATCGCGTTCGGCGGTGCCTCGATGCTCGCCTTCGCCATGGTGTTCTGGCTACTGCCCAATCAGTTGATCGGGTTATTCCTGGATCATAACGACCCGGCCTTCCGCCCCGTCATCGAACTCGCTGTGAGCCTGCTGGCAGTGGCGGCGTGGTTCGAGCTGTTCGATGGCACGCAAACTATCGCCATGGGCTGCATTCGCGGGCTCAAGGATGCCAAGACCACGTTCCTGGTCGGCCTGGCGTGTTACTGGCTGATCGGTGCGCCGGCCGCCTGGGTCATGGCCTTCAACTTGAACTGGGGGCCGACGGGCGTCTGGTGGGGCCTGGCGCTGGGGCTGGCTTGCGCAGCCGTGAGCCTGACGCTGGCGTTTGAATGGAAAATGAAGCGCATGATTCGACGGGAGCCTTCATCACAACAACGTTTCGAGATCCCTCAGCCAGACTGA